In Streptomyces sp. NBC_00448, the following are encoded in one genomic region:
- a CDS encoding GTP-binding protein: MDFAGFDQQEGLRDWQTTRDRAPVSTKIVVAGGFGVGKTTFVGSVSEITPLTTESVMTQASEALDDLAATPEKTTTTVAMDFGRITLDRDLVLYVFGTPGQQRFWFMWDDLVRGAIGAVVLADTRRLADCFPALDYFESTGLPYTVAVNQFEGTAAYGPDDVRDALAVPHHIPVLVIDARERRSVVDALLALVTHAMAEQPL; this comes from the coding sequence GTGGACTTCGCAGGCTTTGACCAGCAGGAGGGCTTGCGGGACTGGCAGACCACGCGCGACCGCGCACCGGTCTCCACGAAGATCGTCGTCGCCGGCGGTTTCGGCGTGGGCAAGACCACGTTCGTGGGCTCCGTCTCGGAGATCACCCCGCTGACCACCGAGTCGGTCATGACCCAGGCGAGCGAGGCGCTGGACGACCTGGCGGCCACGCCGGAGAAGACCACCACCACGGTCGCGATGGACTTCGGCCGGATCACGCTCGACCGGGACCTGGTGCTCTACGTCTTCGGCACGCCGGGCCAGCAGCGGTTCTGGTTCATGTGGGACGACCTGGTGCGCGGTGCGATAGGAGCGGTGGTGCTCGCCGACACCCGGCGGCTGGCGGACTGCTTCCCCGCGCTGGACTACTTCGAGAGCACCGGTCTGCCCTACACCGTGGCGGTCAACCAGTTCGAGGGCACCGCGGCCTACGGCCCCGACGACGTGCGCGACGCGCTGGCCGTGCCGCACCACATCCCGGTCCTGGTCATCGACGCCCGCGAGCGGCGCTCCGTGGTCGACGCGCTGCTCGCGCTGGTCACGCACGCGATGGCCGAGCAGCCGCTGTGA
- a CDS encoding styrene monooxygenase/indole monooxygenase family protein gives MRSILIVGAGQAGLQLALGLQARGYGVTVMTNRTADEIRTGRVMSTQCMFAGSLAHEHDLDIDFWHQQAPDVNGLGVSVTAPDGTRAIDWLGRLDGTAQSVDQRVKMSGWLETFAERGGKVVVHGAAVSDLDYFARAYDLVLVAAGKGELVSMFGRDADRSPYDAPQRALAVAYVHGLGPRPEHPEVRAVRCNLVPGIGEFFVIPALTTSGPCDILFWEALPGGPADVFAGVKDPAEHLRLTLDLMRRYVPWEHARATGVELTDAGGTLSGRFAPTVRRPIGELPSGGLTLGVADVVVANDPVTGQGSNNASRCAAIYLERITAHGDRPFDRAWMQATFDRYWEAAAPVTKWTNAMLAPPPEHVLGLIGAAGELQPVADRFANGFDNPADFEQWFYDPKLAQGYLARVGTSAAAGGPGEQG, from the coding sequence ATGCGCAGCATTCTCATCGTCGGAGCCGGTCAGGCCGGGCTCCAACTCGCCCTGGGGCTACAGGCGCGGGGCTACGGCGTGACCGTCATGACCAACCGCACCGCGGACGAGATACGCACCGGCCGGGTGATGTCCACGCAGTGCATGTTCGCCGGCTCGCTGGCCCACGAGCACGACCTCGATATCGACTTCTGGCATCAACAGGCCCCGGACGTCAACGGGTTGGGTGTCTCGGTGACCGCCCCCGACGGCACCCGCGCGATCGACTGGCTCGGCCGGCTCGACGGCACCGCCCAGTCGGTGGACCAGCGGGTGAAGATGTCCGGCTGGCTGGAGACGTTCGCCGAGCGCGGCGGCAAGGTGGTCGTGCACGGCGCCGCCGTCTCCGACCTGGACTACTTCGCCCGCGCCTACGACCTGGTGCTGGTCGCCGCGGGCAAGGGCGAGTTGGTGTCGATGTTCGGCCGGGACGCGGACCGCTCGCCGTACGACGCCCCGCAGCGCGCGCTCGCGGTCGCCTATGTGCACGGTCTCGGACCCCGGCCGGAGCACCCCGAGGTGCGGGCGGTGCGCTGCAACCTGGTTCCGGGCATCGGCGAGTTCTTCGTGATCCCCGCGCTGACCACCTCCGGGCCCTGCGACATCCTCTTCTGGGAGGCCCTCCCGGGCGGTCCCGCGGACGTCTTCGCGGGCGTCAAGGACCCCGCGGAGCACCTGCGGCTCACCCTCGACCTGATGCGGCGCTACGTCCCGTGGGAGCACGCCCGCGCCACCGGCGTCGAACTCACCGACGCCGGCGGCACCCTGTCCGGCCGCTTCGCCCCGACCGTGCGCCGCCCGATCGGCGAACTGCCCTCCGGCGGGCTCACGTTGGGCGTCGCCGACGTCGTGGTCGCCAACGACCCGGTCACCGGCCAGGGTTCCAACAACGCGTCCCGGTGCGCGGCGATCTACCTGGAGCGGATCACCGCGCACGGCGACCGCCCGTTCGACCGCGCCTGGATGCAGGCCACCTTCGACCGGTACTGGGAGGCGGCGGCGCCGGTCACCAAGTGGACCAACGCGATGCTGGCGCCGCCCCCCGAGCACGTCCTCGGCCTGATCGGCGCGGCCGGTGAACTCCAGCCCGTCGCCGACCGGTTCGCCAACGGCTTCGACAACCCGGCCGACTTCGAGCAGTGGTTCTACGACCCGAAGCTCGCGCAGGGCTACCTCGCGCGGGTCGGCACGTCGGCAGCGGCGGGCGGACCCGGCGAACAGGGCTGA